One Arthrobacter sp. StoSoilB20 DNA segment encodes these proteins:
- a CDS encoding GAF domain-containing sensor histidine kinase translates to MNDSETPEPQPNVVPRIRIEDLLKDFVGRAGELLQAQERTRGLLEAVVAVAEDLSLEAVLNRVVSSACQLLQARYGALGVLGEDNALSHFITVGIDENLAQRIGPLPTGHGVLGLLITEPAPLRLHDLGHHPRAYGFPPHHPPMKSFLGVPVRVRDVVFGNLYLTEKEGGGDFTPEDEDLAVALAAAAGVAIENARLYEDARRRASWLEACMDVTGRMLGGDQTGQAENSALDLIAARALRESGSHLALILVPSPNAPYVVAGTAGAHSLDFAGVSLDMDHPVVQAVASTGKPVCLDDSRDLLGIAREGAAAKLLIIDLSAQGAHHGLLVLARDPGIGNFSKTDVEMGAVFGSHVALALALERIHRLREQVVVFSDRDRIARDLHDLVIQRLFAAGLSLQSLRRFTTGESALSRIDSVTQELDTSIRDLRNTIYSLQDSSREREPLSGRILQSIQTAGQSLSYAPSLTLAGPVDSVEDDAIIKHLLAVLSESLSNSVRHSGAHSINVFVSVAEGRLSLEVVDDGCGFVEPAAGNGLANIARRAREMNGTSTITSTPFNGTTMRWSVPLN, encoded by the coding sequence GTGAACGACTCAGAAACACCTGAGCCGCAGCCCAACGTTGTACCGCGGATCCGGATTGAAGACCTCCTGAAGGACTTTGTTGGCCGCGCCGGGGAACTTTTGCAGGCACAGGAAAGAACCCGGGGTCTACTCGAAGCAGTTGTCGCCGTAGCCGAGGACCTGAGTCTTGAAGCGGTGCTCAACCGCGTAGTGAGTTCCGCGTGCCAACTGCTTCAGGCCCGCTATGGCGCCCTGGGGGTCCTGGGCGAAGACAACGCCCTCAGCCATTTCATCACTGTGGGCATAGACGAAAACCTCGCCCAACGCATCGGCCCGCTTCCTACTGGACACGGCGTCCTCGGCCTGCTCATCACCGAGCCGGCACCCCTGCGGCTCCACGACCTCGGCCACCATCCGCGAGCCTATGGATTCCCTCCGCACCACCCGCCCATGAAGTCGTTCCTCGGAGTTCCCGTGCGGGTAAGGGACGTGGTGTTCGGCAACCTCTACCTGACCGAAAAGGAAGGCGGCGGGGACTTCACTCCGGAAGACGAGGACTTGGCTGTAGCGCTGGCTGCCGCGGCCGGGGTGGCAATCGAGAACGCCCGGCTGTATGAAGACGCCAGGCGTCGGGCGTCCTGGCTTGAGGCCTGCATGGACGTTACAGGGAGGATGCTGGGTGGCGACCAAACGGGGCAGGCTGAGAACTCTGCTCTGGACCTGATCGCGGCGAGGGCCCTCCGGGAGTCAGGTAGCCATCTGGCCCTGATCCTTGTCCCCTCGCCAAATGCGCCCTACGTAGTCGCTGGCACGGCCGGAGCCCACAGCCTTGATTTCGCTGGCGTGTCCCTGGATATGGACCACCCTGTAGTCCAGGCAGTCGCAAGCACCGGAAAGCCAGTATGCCTTGATGACTCCCGGGATCTCCTCGGCATAGCGCGCGAAGGAGCCGCAGCCAAGCTTTTGATCATCGACCTCAGTGCCCAAGGAGCCCACCACGGTCTCTTGGTGCTTGCCCGCGATCCCGGTATTGGAAATTTTTCAAAGACCGATGTTGAGATGGGGGCCGTCTTCGGTTCGCACGTTGCGCTCGCGCTGGCCCTGGAGCGGATTCACCGGCTACGGGAGCAAGTCGTGGTGTTCTCCGACAGGGACAGGATCGCACGGGATCTCCACGACCTGGTCATACAACGTCTGTTCGCAGCTGGACTGAGCCTCCAAAGCCTACGGCGTTTCACCACCGGCGAGTCTGCCTTGAGCAGGATTGACTCTGTGACCCAAGAGCTGGACACAAGCATCCGCGACCTCCGCAACACCATCTATTCACTGCAGGACAGTAGCCGTGAGCGGGAGCCGTTGAGCGGCCGTATCCTCCAGTCCATCCAGACTGCTGGCCAATCCCTGTCCTACGCGCCGAGTCTGACGCTGGCTGGCCCCGTTGACTCGGTAGAGGACGATGCCATCATCAAACACCTGCTGGCTGTCCTGTCTGAAAGCCTCAGTAATTCGGTTCGCCACTCAGGAGCGCATTCCATCAACGTTTTCGTATCCGTGGCCGAGGGACGGCTGAGCTTGGAAGTCGTGGATGACGGATGCGGGTTTGTGGAGCCAGCCGCGGGAAACGGCCTGGCCAACATAGCCCGGCGTGCGAGGGAGATGAACGGCACCAGTACCATCACCAGCACGCCTTTCAACGGTACAACCATGAGATGGAGTGTCCCGCTCAACTGA
- a CDS encoding pyridoxamine 5'-phosphate oxidase family protein: protein MTNKLTVPEAEVLDNKQCWELLRSVSVGRLAVWAQDHPDIFPINYKADHGTLVFRTGEGSKLHAALSDTPVALEADGVDQNSGVAWSVVVKGSAESIKLTEDVMDTVGLLLFPWQAGRKDHFVRVVPTSLSGRRFKVTPPLTWWSPLDDATRAGVE, encoded by the coding sequence ATGACGAACAAACTCACAGTTCCGGAAGCTGAGGTCCTGGACAACAAGCAGTGTTGGGAACTGCTGCGCAGTGTCTCCGTGGGCCGCCTCGCAGTCTGGGCGCAGGACCATCCGGACATTTTTCCCATCAATTACAAAGCAGATCACGGGACGCTGGTCTTCCGCACGGGCGAGGGGAGCAAGCTCCACGCTGCCCTCAGCGATACACCGGTAGCGTTGGAAGCGGATGGCGTAGACCAAAATTCGGGCGTCGCGTGGAGCGTGGTGGTCAAGGGATCAGCAGAGAGCATCAAGCTGACAGAGGATGTAATGGACACCGTTGGCCTGCTGCTATTCCCTTGGCAGGCCGGGCGGAAGGATCACTTCGTCCGTGTTGTTCCTACTTCCTTGTCCGGCCGCCGCTTCAAGGTGACGCCACCGCTGACGTGGTGGAGTCCGCTCGACGACGCCACCCGGGCGGGTGTGGAATGA
- a CDS encoding pyridoxamine 5'-phosphate oxidase family protein, with product MTTKPGAAVERLAPDECWDLLAQTNVGRLAVLVDGHPDIFPVNYVLDGDSIVFRTGAGTKFWSTLTTPCALESDGYWPLSGKAWSVVVRGQTHLVLDRQERADVDALGLDPWQPGSKDCYLRLTPETVTGRRFETKRPDLWGTPLNDARLDEFH from the coding sequence ATGACAACCAAGCCGGGTGCCGCCGTCGAACGCCTCGCTCCGGATGAATGCTGGGACCTGCTGGCACAGACCAACGTTGGCCGCCTGGCCGTCCTGGTGGACGGCCATCCTGACATCTTTCCGGTGAACTATGTGCTGGACGGTGACAGCATTGTGTTCCGAACCGGGGCAGGTACAAAGTTTTGGAGCACATTGACCACGCCTTGCGCTCTGGAAAGCGACGGCTACTGGCCCCTGAGCGGAAAGGCGTGGAGCGTCGTTGTCCGAGGGCAGACGCACCTGGTACTGGACCGGCAGGAAAGAGCCGACGTCGATGCCCTGGGTTTGGATCCCTGGCAACCAGGCAGCAAGGACTGCTACTTGAGGTTGACGCCGGAGACAGTCACTGGGCGGCGGTTCGAGACTAAACGACCGGATCTCTGGGGGACCCCCTTGAACGACGCCCGCCTGGACGAATTCCACTAG